GAAAAACCTCAAGTAGGTGAAGTACTCGCAGTAGGTCCTGGCCGAACTAATGACGAGGGTAAAATTTTTCCTATGCAATTTAAAAAAGGAGATAAGGTTATCTATGCTAAATACTCAGGAACCGATATTAAAGATGATGACGATGAAGATTATCTTCTTTTAAGTGAAAAGGATATACTGGCTATTCTGGAATAGAATTAAAATAATCTATTTATGTATTTATTATCATAATATTTGATTAAGGAGGAATAATATGGCAAAACAGTTTTTATTTGAAGAAAGCGCAAGAAATGCTCTAAAAAGAGGAGCTGATAAATTAGCAGATAGTGTTAAAATCACTTTAGGACCAAAAGGTAGAAATGTAGTATTGGAAAAGAAATATGGTTCACCTACTATTACCAACGATGGAGTAACTATTGCTAAAGAAATTGAAGTAGAAGATCCTTTTGAAAATATGGGAGCACAGTTTGTAAAAGAAGTTGCTACTAAAACAAATGACATTGCTGGTGACGGAACAACTACTGCAACAGTTTTGGCTCAGAAGATACTTCATGAGGGTTTAAGAAATGTCGCTGCTGGTGCAAATCCAATGATGCT
This genomic interval from Atribacterota bacterium contains the following:
- the groES gene encoding co-chaperone GroES; amino-acid sequence: MDIKKIKPLGDRILVKPLQEEEKTRGGIVLPDTVSKEKPQVGEVLAVGPGRTNDEGKIFPMQFKKGDKVIYAKYSGTDIKDDDDEDYLLLSEKDILAILE